agaaggataaaaatgaggagcgtaatgagagaatcctgaatctcacacaggagattatctatctgctgactggagaggtgaggggggcactgtgagaaGAGACCGTCTGTGTAAcacagcagagagaccccctttgtacagacactcatcattctctctccctctcaatacatagcaCTACATCTTCCCTGAGatgagcccaactgtgggtttgggggcccagaaggaaaatgacaagaagatcctggaactcatctccaacatcatccagctgctgactggagaggtgggtgcggccccccaatccccccttattgtttagtaacagtgtatgataatccctttctctggctgggggatgactgtaacattgtgtgtgccaggttgccataaggtgtgaggatgtttccatctatttttccttggaggagtgggagtatataaaaggaaacaaggccctttacagggaagggatagaggaggaggaggagccccagcagctccgcccactgggtgagtaattgTTTTcatcatatacagagcatagaatcTATGCAggatgttttctgtttttaatgtCAGTAGGGGCACCTATTTATACCCAGTTAATCACCCTTGGCACAGGAACCAGCTATCAGAGTTGTCTGCGTGTTATTTTGGGAAATACATTGTGCAGGGCTGGGCTGAAATCCCTCCCAACATTCCAACCTGAATATCCTACTCCTAATGTAAACCCTTTATACCTGACTCCCATTAAACTGTTTTGAGAGTCAGACTCAacgaacagaaagggacagacagacagacagcggtTTTATTGTCACATTTTGTGACATTGTGTAGAAAACAATGAATCTGTCTTGCCTACAAACATACATGATAATGTGCATTTAAGGTGCATGATGTGGGCTGCGGGGGGGGGTTCCTTGTGCGGATAGGGTTAATATTGCCTCTAGATCGCAGTAAAAGATGTAAGCTCCGACACCCATGTGCTTTTCCTTGGGTGTCTCCTGTGTGTCTACAGGGGGGACAAGGTTTTGGCTGttgaaattatatattatatatagtatttgggtggagttcccctttaaacattgttTGCCAgatgattttaatattttttagatCAGCCATAAATAAcagtctctatccttccctttagcagcctgtgagtataaagatgggagcgatgttacagcacatacggaagcaactttatgttgtaataatgatgggaatctcacaaaccctgatgtttctccagcggaacagctcccaccggccaatgggattaaagaggaggcggcttcatgtgaagggggaaaccaatcagattgcagcattaatccccttacagaacagatacagggaacagacacacctactcctatcatggggtgcagtcTGAATATATCGGAGGGTATTAAAGAGGAACCAGCTTCCTGCAAAGaggaaaaccaatcagattgcagcattaatccccttacagaacagatacagggaacagacacacctactcctatcatggggtgcagcctgaataacagctcggcagaggATTATACATCGGTTGTTACTAAAGAGGAGGCGGCTATAtgtgaagggggaaaccaatcagattgcaggattaatccccttacagaacagatacagggaacagacacacctactcctatcatggggtgcagcctgaataacagctcggcagaggATTATACATCGGTTGTTACTAAAGAGGAAccggcttcatgggaaggggaAAACCACCTCGTAGAACAACAACAAGAAACAGACACGTTGACTCTGATTGGGCGGAGCGTGAATAGCAGCTTGTTCCTTAAGGATACATCAGATAGTATTAGGAAGAAATTGCTTATAAGAGAAACAGATCATAATTACTGCAAACTAAGTACAATTACaggacagatacagggaacagataAATTAGCTCCTATCACGGGCCGCAGCCTGAATAACAACTCGCCAAATAATAATGTATCATTTGTTATTCAGAAGGAACCAGCtgcatgggaagggggaaaccattccaattgcagcattaatccccttacagaacagatgcaggaaacagacacacctactcctatcatggggtgcagcctgaataacagctcggcagaggATTATATATCTCAGAATAtaaaagaggaggcggcttcatctGAAGAAGGAAACCGTTCTGATATCAGAATTATTGCTGTTCCAGAATCAATACTGGAAACCAATAAATCTGCTTCTACGATGGGATGCAGCCTAGTTAGAAATGCCGTAAAAACAAAGGGCAGTAAATGTGCTAAAAATCCTGGTACGTCCCCCCATAAATCTGATATACCAACAAGTACTTTATCtaggaaatacagctgcaatgagtgCCATAAGCATTTCCGTAATAAGAAAAAATTAGCTAAACATCAAAGAACCCACCAAATAGAGAAACCTTTTAAATGTTctgattgtgggaaatgttttttatatcAGTCTAAACTTAAACAACATCAGAGatctcacacaggggagaaactttATTCATGTGCTGAGTGCGGGAAACGTTTTGCCACATTATCACTCCTTAAGGTCCATCAACGACGAgcacacacaggagagaaaccattttcttgctctaaatgtgggaaatgtttcttcACGTCATCAGAACTTACTGTCCATCAACGccgaatccacacaggggagaaactgTTTATTTGTTCTGATTGTGGGAAAAGTTTTTCATATCAATCTAAATTGAAAGAACATcagagaacccacacaggggagaaacccttttcttgttccgaatgtgggaaatgtttttcatatCGACATAAACTTAAAGAACATCAAAGAACTCACAAAGGAGAAAAACGACGAAGCCACagaggagagaaaccattttcatgttctgaatgtgggaaaagttttttcacttcatcaAAACTAACTGTGCATcagagaacccacacaggggagaaaccattttcttgctcGGAATGCGGGAAAAGTTTTTTTACGTCATCAGAACTTACTGTCCATctgagaattcacacaggggagacacctttttcttgttcagaatgtgggaaatgttttccaTACCAATCGAAACTTAAAGAACATcagagaactcacacaggggagaaacttttttcttgttctgagtgtgggaaatgttttgccacttCATCTCTCCTTAATGTCCATCAGAGGCGaacccacacgggggagaaacctttttcttgttctgaatgtggaaaatgttttttcacCTCTTCAGACCTTACTGTCCATCAACGacgaatccacacaggggagaaacctttttcctgctcagaatgtgggaaatgctttTCAGTCCGGTCACGTCTTAAAGATCAtcaaagaacccacacaggggaggcACCTTATTCTTGTTCTGTGTGTGGGAAACGTTTTTTCACTGCAATACTACTTACTATCCATGGAGAAaaccacacaggagagaaacctttttcttgttctgaatgtgggaagtGTTTTGCCAGCTCATCAGACCTTTCTGGCCATCAGCGACGAATTCACCGAGGAGAGAAACccttttcttgttctgaatgcggGAAATGTTTTTACACTTCATCAGATCTTTCCGTCCATCAGcgaagaacccacacaggggagagacCTTATTCTTGtttggaatgtgggaaaagttttgccATTTTATCAGACCTTTCTGGCCATCAACGACGAATCCACAGAGGAGAGAAACccttttcttgttctgaatgcggGAAATGTTTTTACACTTCTTCAGACCTTAAAGTCCATCAGCGACgaacccacacaggagagaaaccgtTTCCTTGTTTGGTATGTGGGAAATTTTTTCCAGTCCGATCACACCTTAGAGATCATCATAGAatccacacaggagagaaacctttttcttgttctgtatgtgggaaatgttttatacATAACAGTAGTCTAAAAGTGCACTTTCAGATTCACACAAGAGGAAAACCATAAGCTTGTTCTCAGTGTGACAAATCAGGCATACGGCAAACATTTCTTTCTGATCAATAAAATCGTAATGTGCATTTTTGTGACGTCACGCGCCActtcagttactcgtggcctcTTTTTCCACGGTACTTGCCATTCATATATATGCTAtattgctatatacagtaaatataatataaCGGCTCCAATTATATTGGATGCATatagatcctaattatagttaggaataattgattgaagttaaacatatatcatgtgtgtttaactttaatcaatctataattagtacctaattacagtatttcctattattagcaatgctgatcaggtatatccatatcatgtgatcagcattgctaatacagGCGAATAgtgtaaattattatttaaagttACAGTACACATTCAGTACTGGTATATATCTGGCTCCTGTCAGACGTCTTTAATCGTCAAGTACCGTAAATACCTTTCGGCACTATAATTACTGGTTCAATACTTTTATGTGAATCTAAACTTTTTTAGAACAATGAGCTCACACTAAATCCAGAACACTTTCCTTTTGTTTCTAGGTGCTCTGGTTCAGATCTGCCGCTCTATTGAATTTGATGAGTCAGCGTTGTTGTCTGTAACTGCCAGCAGTGCTTGCTGGCGGTTTTGGATGTTGCTTTACAACCTCACACACAGACTCCCGCGCAGTGAGCCCTGCTAGCAGTTTCAGACAACGTTGGGTCTTCTGAATCAGAGCTAAAAGAAAAAGTGCTCTGGATTTAGTCGGAGCTcctttgttctaaaaaaaaaaaaaaaaaaacccactaatgGTAATTGTTTACTATATTATGTATGTTGCTGATCTAGAACTGTAAAGTTCCGTTTCAAAGTCTTCTTTTTTTATCCAGTTAGAAATGGATACCGGTACCACCAATCCTGCACCAAAACAAAAACGCAGGTCATACGAAGCTGCTTTTAAACTCGAGGTTGTGTCAAGGGCAGAAGAAAGCAATAACAGCATCGCAAGTGAGGAATTTTGTGTTGACGAAAAACAAGTGAGGGAGTGGCGGAAAATGAAGGCTGGCTTGGAAAAGATTCCAAAGACTAAAAAAGCGCGACGTGGTTTAATTACTTCTTATGGGGCTCTAGAGAATGAATTGCACGAATGGGTTCTGGAATGTCGTCAAAATGGTGACTGCATAACACGCATGGGAATTCGCTTACGTGCCCTTCAAATGGCGAAGGACGACAAATATAAAGCACCAGGcattgaaaaatttgttgcgtcaGCAGGATGGTGTACCCGCTTCATGAATAGGTTTGAACTATGTTTGCGACAAAGAACTTTACAGAAGTTGCCTCAAGACCTTGAAGAAAAAGTGATGTCATTCCAATCATTCATCATAGAACAAAGAAGGATTCATAATTATGACCTGGTAGATATTGGGAATATGGATGAAATCCCTATGACTTTTGATCTTCCAAGCAACAAAACGGCGGCAAGTTTGGGAGACAAAACGATTTCCCTCAGAACCACAGGAAATGAAAAAAACCACTTCACAGTCATTCTGTCGTGTTTGGCTAACGGAACTAAGCTGCAGCCTGTCGTTATTTTCAAAAGAAAGACCTTGCCGAAAAAGGTCAAATTCCCACTGCGAATTACAGTGCGCCCCCATGTGAAAGGCTGGATGGATGAAGACGGAACGAAAAAATGGCTGGAAGAAATTTGGAACGGCCGACCAGGAGCAGCGTTACAGAAGAAACCATCGTTGCTAGTTTGGGATATGTTCAGAGCCCACACGTGCGATGACGTAAAAGAGTTGGCAAATTCTTCCCAAGTTACTTTGGCCGCTATTCCAGGTGGGCTTACGTTTGTATTGCAGCCCCTCGATGTGTCTTTAACTAAACCTTTCAAAGACCGCGTGCAAAAGAAGTGGCACGAATGGATGTCGTCTGATCAAGCCCGACTGACTGGAAACCTAATGAAGCCCGGCTTAGAATTAATAGCAACGTGGGTTCGAGATGCATGGGAAGATATTCCAGAGGACATGGTGCGGCACGCCTTCAAGAAATGTGGCATCAGTAACGCTATGGATGGCAGTGAGGTCAGCGCTTTGTACGAGAATGACAGCAGTGATGACTGCCAACTCAGCGATGACAATGTCTATGCCGATAACCTCACAGCAGCTGAAGCTGAAGCTCTGTTTGAACATACAGATGACGAAGAGGAATCCCGTTTTGAAGGATTATAAGTCTTTGTGTTGAAAAGCTTGGTCGCTGAGCTAAGGGGgttagtactcttaaggtatcattgttgataccatattgtttttgttgacgcTCTTCTCCACTTAGGActctggcacatgagggagtttagtcgcccacgacaaatctcccttgttgcgggcgactaaactctcCGATATGACAACCCACCGGTAAAAATGTAAGTGGAATGTCAtatctctggtgggatggcatacgtggcggagCGATCTCCGAAGTTGCATCTCGAGGCAACTTTGttgatttccgcaaatcgccacgccgcgtatgccatcccaccggcgatttacattttcaccggtgggatgtcatatcggggagtttagtcgcccgcaacaagggagatttgtcacgggcagctaaactccctcgtgtgccagagcccttacagagcTAGTTgaattgtttttctttgaaataaatatttaaaaacacataccccactgatgccttatttaatgtcattttattggtattttttttgattattgaaacttagcagtagctgctgcatttcccaccctaggcttatactcgagtcaataagtttttccagttttcttaggtaaaattaggtacctcggcttatattcagatcggctaaaggtccccatacactggcaggtggcaatattgggagaatccaggttaatttgatcgtttagccctggggccaaacgattgaattatgatgacgggcataggtaaagtcagtccggggaccgcatcaaagagccgatgcggtccccgatctgactagattttctaacctgcccgatcgagatctggccgatttcaggccagatatccgtCGGGCCCATAATTGGTATGTCCATGTATAACTCTGGCAGGTAGGTGCTTTAGTCCAAAGAACTATGGAACTAGACATTTATTACAATGCAACTACTCCCCTTTATCACAAAATACTAAAACCCACAGTAACAGTAGGTTCATAGGGCAGGAGAAGGGGCaatattatttaatgtataatgtgTTTTCTCAAAATAAGGACATTATATGCCTAACATTGCCATAGGACTCAGTAGCTATCCAGCATGCCTCGGGCTCAGGAAAAGCCGTTACTGAGACAAATGAAGCATTAGCTTGACTGACTGAGGAATCACCAAAACACGAATTGTGCATCTCCAACTCCagtcattaaagggaaagtaaaccctgctgcccagcgcggctcaaccaaacgttactcggctgttgccggactacaaatcccagaataatgtaacatattatgaagggtgaggcatgctgggagctgtagtccagcaacatcagggttgtatgcttaaagcaatattgcacaataaaactttcccccaaatccccattaaaatgcaagaaatcctccaatgagaatcccagctgctttgagtaaatccggctccctgttctctgttcctgcaattggagttgggagcaataagcacagtttcccagcactgaacaagtctgtccctttatccccatgtctgattcctgtgccatataatgaagggaaaatgccatcattgtctctatatgtaaggtaccagcaaggggcctgacacagtgctgggaatctgcattctcattggtcacttctctcgCATCTTTAATTAGGTTTTCAGTCagttgaatccttattggggaattggtttccatgtgtaattatgtttttcatcaacttctatagcaaaactaggggggcagtggggcagctttacggttgggtttagtgtccctttaaaggtcCCTCGGGGGCAATGTGGCTTTACTAGGGCCTTGTTTATCCCAAGCTCATCCGCCACTTAACAAACACTATACtgaagtgtggcaggaagtggtcataagcctaAGGGCCAATGATAGAGAGATGCTACATATGCAAAATAAATCCATGGGCATCTGCCCggtaacagtgaaataaggaagcatagagatttaaagccataggggctgttaatcctatgggtccctaaaaTACATAACCACTCCGGCCCCTAACACCACCCGACGttatccaagtccggcttgggactcctccagttacatgggagtaggagaaacaataggttagctgaaagcagttctaatgtgtagcgccggctctttctgaaagctcagactcaggcacactttactgctgggctgcaagttggagtgatatcccctcaccccctcacccccagcagccgatcagcagaacaatgggaagggagcaagatagcagctcccagtaggtatcagaatagcactcaatagtgagaaatccaagtccggcttgggactcctccagttacatgggagtaggagaaacaataggttagctgaaagcagttctaatgtgtagcgctggctgaaagctcagactcaggcacactttactgctgcgctgcaagttggagtgatacctcccctcacccccagcagccgatcagcagaacaatgggaagggagcaagatagcagctccctgtaggtatcagtatagcactcaatagtaagaaatccaagtccggcttgggactcctccagttacatgggagtaggagaaacaataggttagctcagtgctgtccaacttctgcggtgccgagggccagaatttctcgcgcatacatggtggagggccgctaatggaagccactcccccttttaaaccacacccactttaaaccacacccattttgtcacaatggtggtagtgcagcaaaaacccaaatgcttggtcctcactgcagggatatcaaccatcattcaaatgtgaaagaattatattatgtcatattaagacataccattaaatccatatgacttctcctcccctgtggatagcacagcaacccccagtacataattacacaccttagggaccatttactggctatttccaactgctaacaaactcccagaacaaacccctggtAGGGTCACCTCCGACAGGCatcatagggtagaaagagtatggcacacacaggcagcaatctgcctgccctatcctgcctgtgtgtgccatactctgcctgccccatgatgcctgtgtctgccatatgctgcctgtgtgtgccataatctgcctgccctatgatgcctgtgtctgccatatgctgcctgtgtgtgtcatactctgctctaccctgcctgtgtgccatactctgctctaccctgcctgtgtgccatactctgccctaccctgcctgtgtgtgcaatactctgccctaccctgcctgtgtgtgccatactctgccctaacctgcctgtgtgtgccatactctgccctaacctgcctgtgtgtgccatactctgccctaccctgcctgtgtgtgcaatactctgccctaccctgcctgtgtgtgcaatactctgccctaccctgcctgtgtgtgccatactctgccctaccctgcctgtgtgttcaataccctccctgtcctatgctgcctgtttgtgccataccctccctgccctatgctgcctatgtgccataccctccctgccctatgctgcctatgtgccataccctccctgccctatgctgcctatgtgccataccctccctgccctatgctgcctatgtgccatactctgcctactctatgctgcctacacacaggcctgaggtgtgaacaggagaacaatatgggtgattacagcctgagcctgaggtgggaacactgcagggagtaaaaaatgcagagattaaaaggtgtgaacagtacagggaattacatgattaaacaatacagggggattacagcctgaatctgaggtgagaaccatgcaggggggcagttaatctcagtattgatatcattaaaagcttacacaagggtaagccatcaaagcagccagacaggtggggggccacacagaggggggtcgcgggccgccagttggacagcactgggttagctgaaagcagttctaatgtgtagcgctggctgaaagctcagactcaggcacaaggcactgagatggcgcctacacaccaatattacagctacaaatacatttgttggttgaagaataaaaggttaaatggcagagggaattatttgctgtgtaacagggtcatttagagataaaaataaCCTCATAAACATCATAATAAACTCTAGTTCCTGGTTTTCACACTTACAAAAtaatctgtgagttttccctctgtccctaactctgtgtcccgcccttgtgctcactgatccaatcattcttctctgatgctctctgtcccgcccacattctcctcccagccaatgagtgagtgtcccatgcagtctgtgagttttccctctgtccctaactctgcagtctgtgattTTTCCCTCCgtccctaactctgtgtcccgcccctgtgctcactgatccaatcattcttctctgccgctctctgtcccgcccacattcccctcccagccaatgagtgagtgtcccagctcctcagttccctccctcacagctacaggcagcagagcagtgtgggaaagaggtgagtaagggagcggggctgcactaatggtggcactaaaggagcagtgttaccttgttgttcccaacacatgagctgattcccagggacactttgctactgagtcagtgcagtttctgtggcagctccaagcccaacccacccaccataagtgaattcctctcccatttggtaccaaggcccccccctgcagcctgaggggaagcactgaggggcccattcttggcaggaaagggaaagtgttgattggcagacattgcatcattagagggaagtttaacaggggattgtgggattggtagttcagcccatggctagactagttattctattccctgccTTGGTGCCACAACCTGCCAGGCTGAATGCTTTCATTCC
The genomic region above belongs to Xenopus tropicalis strain Nigerian chromosome 9, UCB_Xtro_10.0, whole genome shotgun sequence and contains:
- the LOC101735263 gene encoding uncharacterized protein LOC101735263, with amino-acid sequence MGMWEEASDPVMGKKDKNEERKERILNLTLEIIYLLTGEGYVIPKKKSPTVGLGALHAPGSVIQKENDKKILELISNIIQLLTGEVAIRCEDVSIYFSLEEWEYIKGNKALYREGIKEEEEPQQLRPLDGEYEDKREIPADLGGTLCYNNEPSKIGAEGADFCTNGNLTNPEISPAEQPPPANGIKEEVASWEGRNQSDCSINPLTEQIQGTDTPTPIMGWSLINSSAEDYIPVVIKEEAASLEGGNHLAQQTQETETPMGRSLNSSCLPKDPSDAYMEELFSWETDHNYCNINTTTGQTLEVDKLAPIVEHPRIHTGEKRFYCSECEKHFSTLSYLNLHQRRTHTGEKPYSCSECGKCFFTSSNLLGHQRRTHTGEKPFSCSVCGKCFFTLSELTVHRRRTHTEDKPFSCSECGKSFFTSSDLIGHRRRIHTGEKPYTCSECGKCFFTSSDLTIHQRQTHTGEKPFACLQCGKCFSVQSRLKDHQRIHTREKPFSCSECGKCFSNQSHLKTHHRTHTGEKPYSCCECGKCFATSSQLTVHQRRIHTGEKPFFCSECGKCFATSSALQVHQQTHTGKKPFCCSECGKCFSYPSDLKSHHRTHTGEKPFPCSECEKCFFTLSDLKSHHRTHTGEKRFSCSECGKRFLTSSDLRNHNRTHTGEKPFSCSECGKRFTSNGSLKSHLQIHTRGKPYCRINPLTEQIQETDTPTPIMGCSLNNSSAEDYTSVVIKEELALWEGGNHLAEQRQETDTSTLIGRSRNSSCFQKDTPDANKEELFLWKTDHNYCNIDKTTKNKDCSINRLTEKIQRKDTPTPILGCSLNNSSAEDYTVIVNKEEAASWEGGNQSDCSINAFTEPIQETDTPTPIMDLLKTHGNKYDKNVKMSPLKPCITKNILCRKYSRNECHKHFDQRTHKKEKTFSCCDCGKCFSCQSKLKEHQRTHTGEKLYSCPECGKCFATLSLLKVHQRRTHRGIKPFSCSECGKCFPYQSKLNNHQRTHTGEKPFFCSECGKRFATSSELAVHQQRIHTGEKPFSCSECGKSFATPSDLTGHQRRIHTEEKPFSCLQCGKGFSIQSRLKVHQRIHTGEKPFSCSECGKCFSNQSHLKDHQRIHTGEKPFSCLQCGKSFSIRSRLKDHQKIHTGEKRFSCSECGRCFSNQSRLKDHHRTHTGEKPFYCSECGKSFAVSSGLHVHQRRIHTGEKPFSCSECGKSFATSSDLTSHRRQTHTGEKPFSCSECGKCFSFPSDLKNHHRTHTGEKPFSCSECGKCFTRNSTLKMHFQIHTGVKPDVSPAEQLPPANGIKEEAASCEGGNQSDCSINPLTEQIQGTDTPTPIMGCSLNISEGIKEEPASCKEENQSDCSINPLTEQIQGTDTPTPIMGCSLNNSSAEDYTSVVTKEEAAICEGGNQSDCRINPLTEQIQGTDTPTPIMGCSLNNSSAEDYTSVVTKEEPASWEGENHLVEQQQETDTLTLIGRSVNSSLFLKDTSDSIRKKLLIRETDHNYCKLSTITGQIQGTDKLAPITGRSLNNNSPNNNVSFVIQKEPAAWEGGNHSNCSINPLTEQMQETDTPTPIMGCSLNNSSAEDYISQNIKEEAASSEEGNRSDIRIIAVPESILETNKSASTMGCSLVRNAVKTKGSKCAKNPGTSPHKSDIPTSTLSRKYSCNECHKHFRNKKKLAKHQRTHQIEKPFKCSDCGKCFLYQSKLKQHQRSHTGEKLYSCAECGKRFATLSLLKVHQRRAHTGEKPFSCSKCGKCFFTSSELTVHQRRIHTGEKLFICSDCGKSFSYQSKLKEHQRTHTGEKPFSCSECGKCFSYRHKLKEHQRTHKGEKRRSHRGEKPFSCSECGKSFFTSSKLTVHQRTHTGEKPFSCSECGKSFFTSSELTVHLRIHTGETPFSCSECGKCFPYQSKLKEHQRTHTGEKLFSCSECGKCFATSSLLNVHQRRTHTGEKPFSCSECGKCFFTSSDLTVHQRRIHTGEKPFSCSECGKCFSVRSRLKDHQRTHTGEAPYSCSVCGKRFFTAILLTIHGENHTGEKPFSCSECGKCFASSSDLSGHQRRIHRGEKPFSCSECGKCFYTSSDLSVHQRRTHTGERPYSCLECGKSFAILSDLSGHQRRIHRGEKPFSCSECGKCFYTSSDLKVHQRRTHTGEKPFPCLLEMDTGTTNPAPKQKRRSYEAAFKLEVVSRAEESNNSIASEEFCVDEKQVREWRKMKAGLEKIPKTKKARRGLITSYGALENELHEWVLECRQNGDCITRMGIRLRALQMAKDDKYKAPGIEKFVASAGWCTRFMNRFELCLRQRTLQKLPQDLEEKVMSFQSFIIEQRRIHNYDLVDIGNMDEIPMTFDLPSNKTAASLGDKTISLRTTGNEKNHFTVILSCLANGTKLQPVVIFKRKTLPKKVKFPLRITVRPHVKGWMDEDGTKKWLEEIWNGRPGAALQKKPSLLVWDMFRAHTCDDVKELANSSQVTLAAIPGGLTFVLQPLDVSLTKPFKDRVQKKWHEWMSSDQARLTGNLMKPGLELIATWVRDAWEDIPEDMVRHAFKKCGISNAMDGSEVSALYENDSSDDCQLSDDNVYADNLTAAEAEALFEHTDDEEESRFEGL